From Panthera uncia isolate 11264 chromosome X, Puncia_PCG_1.0, whole genome shotgun sequence, the proteins below share one genomic window:
- the ARL13A gene encoding LOW QUALITY PROTEIN: ADP-ribosylation factor-like protein 13A (The sequence of the model RefSeq protein was modified relative to this genomic sequence to represent the inferred CDS: substituted 1 base at 1 genomic stop codon) gives MFRLLTSCWSQLKTAEETQRNVTIIIVGLDNSGKTVLVEAFQRLLPSRMNNCMKSELTTLLLHEYEVSIYDLSGDMKGQETWPNYYAQAHGLVFVLDSSDLGRMQEVKIILTRLLSDKRVAGKPILLMANKQDKKDALLPCDIIEYLFLERLVNDNKSLCXVEPCSIIKNLQRRNHQPIIEGLRWLLAVIGDKYEELCTRRQPLPSSIPTSKGTRSSGERPSSDSHTTRMGMSKEKRQHLGQCSMEARPLKPILQVLRANTSHPPCPLRIPNN, from the exons ATGTTCCGGCTATTGACATCCTGCTGGTCTCAGCTAAAGACAGCTGAAGAGACACAAAG gaaTGTGACCATCATTATCGTTGGATTAGACAACTCAGGCAAAACCGTTCTTGTGGAGGCTTTCCAAAGAC TACTTCCAAGTAGGATGAACAATTGCATGAAATCTGAATTGACTACACTCCTACTGCATGAGTATGAAGTTTCCATCTATGACTTGAGTGGAGACATGAAGGGCCAAGAAACCTGGCCGAACTACTATGCACAGGCACACGGACTTGTTTTTGTCCTGGATTCCAGTGACTTGGGACGCATGCAGGAAGTGAAGATCATCTTAACGCGTCTGCTGTCTGATAAAAGAGTGGCAGGGAAACCTATCCTACT CATGGCAAACAAACAGGACAAGAAGGATGCCCTCCTACCCTGTGATATTATTGAATATCTATTCCTAGAAAGGCTAGTGAATGATAACAAGTCCCTGTGCTGAGTG GAACCCTGTTCAATCATCAAAAACCTCCAAAGAAGGAACCATCAGCCCATAATTGAAGGGCTGCGCTGGCTATTAGCTGTCATTGGGGATAAATATGAAGAGCTGTGTACTCGCCGACAGCCACTCCCCTCAAGCATCCCAACCTCCAAGGGCACCAGAAGCTCTGGGGAAAGACCCTCATCAGACAG CCACACTACCAGGATGggaatgtcaaaagaaaaaagacagcatCTAGGACAATGCTCGATGGAAGCTAGGCCCCTAAAGCCAATCCTACAG gTCCTCAGAGCAAACACCTCTCACCCTCCATGTCCTCTGAGGATCCCAAACAATTAG